One window of the Penaeus vannamei isolate JL-2024 chromosome 31, ASM4276789v1, whole genome shotgun sequence genome contains the following:
- the Cep97 gene encoding serine-rich adhesin for platelets isoform X1, with amino-acid sequence MASSGEEKDEAQDDPVASDSEVVLDLCGRRLKRLEKAPANQAFATALVLDNNCLQNLSNLDSYGELERLSIANNQVVRMYWFARMYSLRVLNLPNNCIVQIEGMRELIHLVHLNLAGNKLKSIEGLTNNRTLEHLNLSGNAITHVNDLSMLKSLKELFLHRNRITTLYRCNKYLPSSLIILTLSDNALADLNDLSNLSHLNHLEQVTILNNPCLDPIQPTDESGAPIGPPLGFDYRPYVINWCLNLKVLDGYKVTPKESLKAEWLYSQGKGRGFQVGEHAALVHYLSGVCLAGGGWGGADLPDDDDKLAKILQLAKQHQHDLRHAVNGQDNSESSSGRGSRCSSHHDSPAMHRRSVSRSTSLRRNTAPSRPAPVRECHRRTHSHSAATRSDSGSRSQQSQSYHVELSNTLYGGDLRTPDTPSLMTQSMDPAILSQLAGSGPRGQVDPMSLSLGAEQMSRSLGIDPMSRSMGEEEMKRCLELDPMTQSQGPEQLARSLAQPEPCGGLMTRSLDLGPMTNGEAEVWGERTLLPPTGHPRPTSLFGDEKDLVLEDVTAQESSSQLVGSTKFVPAPESIMSPEYQAAVASARSAQGHGTSSQCSSSSRAQHSSSAVVRSNSASRSQRPPPSARPTSAPQASPRQTAVRSSSVTRPRASPMKSPATVDLIRGSPSRPSQRPASGSSSSTAASGLSTLPRPKPSPRLSPRYARSGSVEPSPRRQGSAKKNKVPSPHHGYSDADSDNTDSEMSLSKLQTIKSIAAERKQTEKRTRDNSRSSSSHAYDPEKYKGGAAIRSSSNNGRRRSSNSSSGSSTATSDMNKTQAAITLQKHWRGYQTRNNDPKAAKIRDDIRHSRAEQHIKHLTEKLRSTEEALERERRLRHMQLDAIRTLWREIQKLQVNKRDGVNTPSTPMTPLTPLTPLDAKEGATGGPKKYSEESVKELTQFCQSLQGQVGQLQESLTMVTQVMNAFCNLPGSQSLLTMSQSSGSGHERSPGGADSPNSQSAGAPTAPLSESVTSLTHSIRALTTSIVKSPSAHVERRVSSDGLMEACGENSGREGSRRTSCEGGNCSDGSEGTPVACQKQHSHLDHLKNTEMVNSVTSLASADLNSTALDASTLSVDSAEGGEADATGRDEAELSESSQSSLSGSLSGSHSGNQSGGSARQAATQGPPRPSSLPVPRPHTPRSTAS; translated from the exons CTTTCTATTGCCAACAACCAAGTTGTGCGTATGTATTGGTTTGCACGCATGTACTCGTTGCGTGTTCTCAACCTTCCCAACAACTGCATTGTCCAAATTGAGGGTATGCGGGAACTGATCCATCTTGTACACCTGAATTTGGCCGGAAATAAGCTAAAG AGTATTGAGGGCCTAACCAATAACCGTACCTTGGAGCACCTCAACCTGTCAGGAAATGCTATAACTCATGTTAACGACCTCTCAATGCTGAAGAGTCTAAAA GAGCTCTTCCTGCACCGCAATCGCATCACAACCCTTTACCGATGCAACAAGTACCTGCCATCTAGTCTCATCATCCTTACTCTGTCTGACAATGCTCTGGCTGATCTCAATGACCTATCAAATTTGTCCCACCTGAATCATCTGGAGCAGGTCACCATTCTCAACAATCCTTGCCTTGACCCTATTCAGCCCACAG ATGAATCAGGAGCCCCAATTGGGCCACCTCTTGGGTTTGACTATAGACCTTATGTCATCAACTGGTGCCTTAATTTAAAGGTTCTAGATGGATACAAGGTGACACCAAAAGAGAG CCTGAAAGCAGAGTGGCTGTACTCACAGGGCAAAGGGCGTGGGTTCCAGGTTGGAGAACATGCAGCACTTGTCCACTACCTCTCAGGTGTATGTCTGGccggagggggctggggaggagcAGATCTCCCAGACGATGACGACAAGTTGGCTAAGATTCTCCAGCTGGCTAAGCAGCACCAGCATGACCTGCGACATGCAGTTAACGGACAGGATAACAG CGAGTCATCCAGTGGCCGAGGTAGTCGATGCAGCAGCCACCATGACTCTCCTGCCATGCACAGACGCAGTGTCTCCAGGTCAACTTCCCTTAGACGAAACACAG CCCCATCTCGCCCTGCCCCAGTGCGTGAGTGCCACCgccgcacacactctcactctgcAGCCACAAGGAGTGACTCAGGCTCACGTTCCCAGCAGAGCCAGTCATATCATGTAGAGCTGTCGAACACACTGTACGGGGGAGACCTGCGCACACCTGATACCCCGAGCCTTATGACGCAGAGCATGGACCCAGCTATCCTGTCGCAGTTGGCTGGCAGTGGCCCCAGGGGGCAAGTGGACCCAATGTCACTGAGCCTAGGGGCAGAGCAGATGTCTCGATCGTTGGGCATAGATCCCATGTCCCGGTCAATGGGCGAAGAGGAGATGAAGCGTTGCCTGGAGTTGGACCCTATGACACAGAGCCAGGGCCCAGAACAGCTAGCACGAAGCTTGGCACAGCCTGAACCCTGTGGTGGACTGATGACACGCAGCTTGGACCTAGGCCCCATGACCAATGGAGAGGCAGAGGTGTGGGGTGAGCGCACACTTCTACCACCCACTGGCCACCCCAGGCCTACCAGCCTCTTTGGGGATGAGAAGGACCTGGTGCTAGAGGATGTGACAGCCCAAG AGAGCAGTAGCCAGCTAGTGGGTTCAACCAAGTTTGTCCCAGCTCCTGAGAGCATCATGAGTCCTGAGTACCAGGCAGCTGTAGCTTCTGCACGCTCTGCTCAGGGTCACGGGACCTCTAGTCAGTG TTCTTCCTCTTCGCGTGCACAACACAGTTCAAGTGCCGTTGTCCGCTCAAACTCTGCCTCCAGATCCCAGCGTCCTCCTCCGTCCGCAAGGCCCACGTCTGCACCTCAAGCTTCCCCAAGA CAAACAGCAGTGCGGTCATCATCAGTTACTAGGCCTCGAGCCTCACCCATGAAAAGTCCAGCCACAGTTGATCTCATACGGggctccccttcccgcccctcccagCGTCCTGCAAGtggttcctcctcctcaaccgctGCATCAGGGCTCTCTACACTACCTAGACCAAAGCCTTCTCCCCGACTCTCGCCCAGATACGCACGCTCTGGCTCAGTGGAACCCTCACCAAG ACGTCAAGGGTCAGCCAAGAAGAACAAAGTGCCATCACCACACCATGGCTACTCAGATGCGGACTCGGACAACACGGACTCGGAGATGTCTCTATCGAAGTTGCAGACAATCAAGAGTATTGCagcagagagaaaacagacagaaaagcgaACACGAGACAACAGCCGATCATCCTCATCACATGCTTATGACCCAGAAAAGTACAAGGGAGGAGCAGCTATCAGGAGTTCCAGcaaca ATGGCCGTCGTAGGTCAAGCAACAGCAGTAGTGGAAGCAGCACAGCGACCTCAGACATGAACAAAACACAAGCAGCCATCACACTGCAGAAGCATTGGAGAGGTTACCAGACAAGAAACAATGATCCCAAGGCAGCTAAAATTAGGGATGACATCAGACATTCCAGGGCAGAACAACACATCAA ACACTTGACGGAGAAACTGCGCAGCACAGAGGAAGCCCTCGAGCGTGAAAGACGGCTACGGCACATGCAATTAGATGCCATCCGCACACTCTGGAGGGAAATCCAGAAGCTGCAGGTCAATAAGCGTGATGGTGTGAacaccccatccacccctatGACCCCACTAACCCCCCTCACACCTTTAGATGCCAAGGAGGGAGCCACAGGTGGTCCCAAGAAGTACTCTGAAGAGAGTGTCAAAGAGCTTACACAGTTCTGCCAATCATTGCAGGGCCAG GTGGGGCAGCTTCAGGAGTCGCTGACAATGGTCACTCAGGTGATGAATGCCTTCTGCAACCTTCCTGGGTCACAATCACTGCTGACAATGTCGCAGTCAAGTGGGTCTGGCCATGAGCGATCACCAGGTGGTGCAGATTCACCCAACTCCCAGAGTGCAGGAGCTCCTACAGCCCCTCTCAGTGAGTCAGTCACGTCATTGACACACTCCATCCGTGCACTTACCACCTCCATTGTCAAGTCCCCTTCAGCACATGTGGAGAGAAGAGTGTCAAGTGATGGCCTTATGGAAGCATGTGGGGAGAACAGTGGCAGAGAAGGTAGTAGGAGGACCAGCTGTGAGGGTGGCAATTGCAGTGATGGCTCTGAGGGTACCCCAGTTGCTTGCCAGAAACAGCACAGCCACCTCGACCACCTCAAAAACACTGAGATGGTTAATTCAGTTACATCGTTGGCTTCAGCTGACCTCAACTCAACTGCCTTGGATGCCTCCACACTTTCTGTTGATTCAGCAGAAGGAGGTGAGGCGGATGCAACAGGTCGTGATGAGGCAGAGCTCTCTGAATCCAGCCAGTCTTCTCTCTCGGGGAGTCTCTCGGGAAGCCACTCTGGCAACCAATCAGGGGGCTCAGCTAGACAGGCAGCTACACAGGGGCCTCCaagaccctcctccctcccagtcccACGCCCTCACACACCACGCAGCACTGCCTCCTGA
- the Cep97 gene encoding serine-rich adhesin for platelets isoform X2 gives MASSGEEKDEAQDDPVASDSEVVLDLCGRRLKRLEKAPANQAFATALVLDNNCLQNLSNLDSYGELERLSIANNQVVRMYWFARMYSLRVLNLPNNCIVQIEGMRELIHLVHLNLAGNKLKSIEGLTNNRTLEHLNLSGNAITHVNDLSMLKSLKELFLHRNRITTLYRCNKYLPSSLIILTLSDNALADLNDLSNLSHLNHLEQVTILNNPCLDPIQPTDESGAPIGPPLGFDYRPYVINWCLNLKVLDGYKVTPKESLKAEWLYSQGKGRGFQVGEHAALVHYLSGVCLAGGGWGGADLPDDDDKLAKILQLAKQHQHDLRHAVNGQDNSESSSGRGSRCSSHHDSPAMHRRSVSRSTSLRRNTAPSRPAPVRECHRRTHSHSAATRSDSGSRSQQSQSYHVELSNTLYGGDLRTPDTPSLMTQSMDPAILSQLAGSGPRGQVDPMSLSLGAEQMSRSLGIDPMSRSMGEEEMKRCLELDPMTQSQGPEQLARSLAQPEPCGGLMTRSLDLGPMTNGEAEVWGERTLLPPTGHPRPTSLFGDEKDLVLEDVTAQESSSQLVGSTKFVPAPESIMSPEYQAAVASARSAQGHGTSSQCSSSSRAQHSSSAVVRSNSASRSQRPPPSARPTSAPQASPRRPASGSSSSTAASGLSTLPRPKPSPRLSPRYARSGSVEPSPRRQGSAKKNKVPSPHHGYSDADSDNTDSEMSLSKLQTIKSIAAERKQTEKRTRDNSRSSSSHAYDPEKYKGGAAIRSSSNNGRRRSSNSSSGSSTATSDMNKTQAAITLQKHWRGYQTRNNDPKAAKIRDDIRHSRAEQHIKHLTEKLRSTEEALERERRLRHMQLDAIRTLWREIQKLQVNKRDGVNTPSTPMTPLTPLTPLDAKEGATGGPKKYSEESVKELTQFCQSLQGQVGQLQESLTMVTQVMNAFCNLPGSQSLLTMSQSSGSGHERSPGGADSPNSQSAGAPTAPLSESVTSLTHSIRALTTSIVKSPSAHVERRVSSDGLMEACGENSGREGSRRTSCEGGNCSDGSEGTPVACQKQHSHLDHLKNTEMVNSVTSLASADLNSTALDASTLSVDSAEGGEADATGRDEAELSESSQSSLSGSLSGSHSGNQSGGSARQAATQGPPRPSSLPVPRPHTPRSTAS, from the exons CTTTCTATTGCCAACAACCAAGTTGTGCGTATGTATTGGTTTGCACGCATGTACTCGTTGCGTGTTCTCAACCTTCCCAACAACTGCATTGTCCAAATTGAGGGTATGCGGGAACTGATCCATCTTGTACACCTGAATTTGGCCGGAAATAAGCTAAAG AGTATTGAGGGCCTAACCAATAACCGTACCTTGGAGCACCTCAACCTGTCAGGAAATGCTATAACTCATGTTAACGACCTCTCAATGCTGAAGAGTCTAAAA GAGCTCTTCCTGCACCGCAATCGCATCACAACCCTTTACCGATGCAACAAGTACCTGCCATCTAGTCTCATCATCCTTACTCTGTCTGACAATGCTCTGGCTGATCTCAATGACCTATCAAATTTGTCCCACCTGAATCATCTGGAGCAGGTCACCATTCTCAACAATCCTTGCCTTGACCCTATTCAGCCCACAG ATGAATCAGGAGCCCCAATTGGGCCACCTCTTGGGTTTGACTATAGACCTTATGTCATCAACTGGTGCCTTAATTTAAAGGTTCTAGATGGATACAAGGTGACACCAAAAGAGAG CCTGAAAGCAGAGTGGCTGTACTCACAGGGCAAAGGGCGTGGGTTCCAGGTTGGAGAACATGCAGCACTTGTCCACTACCTCTCAGGTGTATGTCTGGccggagggggctggggaggagcAGATCTCCCAGACGATGACGACAAGTTGGCTAAGATTCTCCAGCTGGCTAAGCAGCACCAGCATGACCTGCGACATGCAGTTAACGGACAGGATAACAG CGAGTCATCCAGTGGCCGAGGTAGTCGATGCAGCAGCCACCATGACTCTCCTGCCATGCACAGACGCAGTGTCTCCAGGTCAACTTCCCTTAGACGAAACACAG CCCCATCTCGCCCTGCCCCAGTGCGTGAGTGCCACCgccgcacacactctcactctgcAGCCACAAGGAGTGACTCAGGCTCACGTTCCCAGCAGAGCCAGTCATATCATGTAGAGCTGTCGAACACACTGTACGGGGGAGACCTGCGCACACCTGATACCCCGAGCCTTATGACGCAGAGCATGGACCCAGCTATCCTGTCGCAGTTGGCTGGCAGTGGCCCCAGGGGGCAAGTGGACCCAATGTCACTGAGCCTAGGGGCAGAGCAGATGTCTCGATCGTTGGGCATAGATCCCATGTCCCGGTCAATGGGCGAAGAGGAGATGAAGCGTTGCCTGGAGTTGGACCCTATGACACAGAGCCAGGGCCCAGAACAGCTAGCACGAAGCTTGGCACAGCCTGAACCCTGTGGTGGACTGATGACACGCAGCTTGGACCTAGGCCCCATGACCAATGGAGAGGCAGAGGTGTGGGGTGAGCGCACACTTCTACCACCCACTGGCCACCCCAGGCCTACCAGCCTCTTTGGGGATGAGAAGGACCTGGTGCTAGAGGATGTGACAGCCCAAG AGAGCAGTAGCCAGCTAGTGGGTTCAACCAAGTTTGTCCCAGCTCCTGAGAGCATCATGAGTCCTGAGTACCAGGCAGCTGTAGCTTCTGCACGCTCTGCTCAGGGTCACGGGACCTCTAGTCAGTG TTCTTCCTCTTCGCGTGCACAACACAGTTCAAGTGCCGTTGTCCGCTCAAACTCTGCCTCCAGATCCCAGCGTCCTCCTCCGTCCGCAAGGCCCACGTCTGCACCTCAAGCTTCCCCAAGA CGTCCTGCAAGtggttcctcctcctcaaccgctGCATCAGGGCTCTCTACACTACCTAGACCAAAGCCTTCTCCCCGACTCTCGCCCAGATACGCACGCTCTGGCTCAGTGGAACCCTCACCAAG ACGTCAAGGGTCAGCCAAGAAGAACAAAGTGCCATCACCACACCATGGCTACTCAGATGCGGACTCGGACAACACGGACTCGGAGATGTCTCTATCGAAGTTGCAGACAATCAAGAGTATTGCagcagagagaaaacagacagaaaagcgaACACGAGACAACAGCCGATCATCCTCATCACATGCTTATGACCCAGAAAAGTACAAGGGAGGAGCAGCTATCAGGAGTTCCAGcaaca ATGGCCGTCGTAGGTCAAGCAACAGCAGTAGTGGAAGCAGCACAGCGACCTCAGACATGAACAAAACACAAGCAGCCATCACACTGCAGAAGCATTGGAGAGGTTACCAGACAAGAAACAATGATCCCAAGGCAGCTAAAATTAGGGATGACATCAGACATTCCAGGGCAGAACAACACATCAA ACACTTGACGGAGAAACTGCGCAGCACAGAGGAAGCCCTCGAGCGTGAAAGACGGCTACGGCACATGCAATTAGATGCCATCCGCACACTCTGGAGGGAAATCCAGAAGCTGCAGGTCAATAAGCGTGATGGTGTGAacaccccatccacccctatGACCCCACTAACCCCCCTCACACCTTTAGATGCCAAGGAGGGAGCCACAGGTGGTCCCAAGAAGTACTCTGAAGAGAGTGTCAAAGAGCTTACACAGTTCTGCCAATCATTGCAGGGCCAG GTGGGGCAGCTTCAGGAGTCGCTGACAATGGTCACTCAGGTGATGAATGCCTTCTGCAACCTTCCTGGGTCACAATCACTGCTGACAATGTCGCAGTCAAGTGGGTCTGGCCATGAGCGATCACCAGGTGGTGCAGATTCACCCAACTCCCAGAGTGCAGGAGCTCCTACAGCCCCTCTCAGTGAGTCAGTCACGTCATTGACACACTCCATCCGTGCACTTACCACCTCCATTGTCAAGTCCCCTTCAGCACATGTGGAGAGAAGAGTGTCAAGTGATGGCCTTATGGAAGCATGTGGGGAGAACAGTGGCAGAGAAGGTAGTAGGAGGACCAGCTGTGAGGGTGGCAATTGCAGTGATGGCTCTGAGGGTACCCCAGTTGCTTGCCAGAAACAGCACAGCCACCTCGACCACCTCAAAAACACTGAGATGGTTAATTCAGTTACATCGTTGGCTTCAGCTGACCTCAACTCAACTGCCTTGGATGCCTCCACACTTTCTGTTGATTCAGCAGAAGGAGGTGAGGCGGATGCAACAGGTCGTGATGAGGCAGAGCTCTCTGAATCCAGCCAGTCTTCTCTCTCGGGGAGTCTCTCGGGAAGCCACTCTGGCAACCAATCAGGGGGCTCAGCTAGACAGGCAGCTACACAGGGGCCTCCaagaccctcctccctcccagtcccACGCCCTCACACACCACGCAGCACTGCCTCCTGA